A region of the Deinococcus multiflagellatus genome:
GGGGCAGGTTCACCGGCCTGCACGGCGGCTGGCAACGATCACCCAGATGAGGCCCACGCCAACCAGCAGGGCAAATCCGATATCCAAACCCGTCAATGTCTCCTGACGCGCCAGCTTGAGGATGGGACGCGCCAGAGCGGGCCATGCCAGCGCGGCCATCAGCGGCCAGGGCGGGCCCTGAAGAGCCGTCCGGCCCCGGGTCCGCCACAGCTCAGCGCCCGCCCAGATGATGAAGGCGAAGGGCACCAGGGCCAGCACCACACGCAGCGCACGGTGATCGGGCAGCACCAGCAGACCCATGGCAGAAGCGCCGGCGTACGCGGTCACGATGACCAGCATCAACCACCCCGCCCCCACGCTGGGCGGCGGGCCCCGGTGGGTTTCCTGCTCTGGCTGCGGCCCAGTCATGACGCGTCACTGGGGCGACACGCCACCACCACGAACAGGCCCAGCAGCGCCACCAACATAGCCAGCAGGGCGCCATCAAGGACAGAGAGGCCGGCGTCCAGCGCCCGCATCACCCGCTGGCCCAGCAGCTGAGCAGTCAGGAGCACCATCATGGTCATCACGAGGTGCTGGCCGTGGTCCTGCATTGTGGCCTGCCCGGGGCCGCGCACCAGCCGCCGCAGCAGCCACCCGGCCAGCCCGGCCTGCACCGCCGCCACAGTCCAGGACAGGGCGTGGTGATCGGCGGGCGGCAGCCACAGGGCCAGCTGAAGCCCGGTGCCCAGCAGCGCCAGCACCACCATGACTCGGGGCCAGAGCAGCGAATGGTCCTCGCCACGCGGCGCATGTTGGGGAACAGTGCAGCGCGTCATGCCCCCGAGTGTACCGCCCCCCGCAGCAGCCCGCCCTCGTAGATGCGGCGGATGGTGGCCTCGATGTCGGGCTCTTTCACGGTGAGGTCGCGCACGGGGGCGTGGGCGGTCACGCGGGCAATGGGGCCAGCGGCGGGGCCGGTAAAGGCGTAGCGGGCGCGGGGCCCCTCGGTGCCCAGCAGGGTCAGGCCAGGCACCTGGGCATCGGCGGGAGACGCGTCGTAGTCCACATGCAGTTCGCGGGCGCTGCCGTAGCGGGTCTGGAGCTGACCCAGATCGCCATCGTAGAGCAGCTGGCCGTGGTCAATGATCAGCACGCGCCGGGCCAGCCGTTCCACGTCGCCCAGGTCGTGCGTGGTGAGCAGCACCGTCACGCCGCGCTCGCGGCTGACATGGGCCACAAAGTCGCGAATGCGCTCCTTGGCCACCACGTCCAGGCCCACGGTGGGTTCATCCAGAAACAGCAGTTCCGGGTCGTGCAGCAGCGCGGCGGCCAGATCGGCGCGCATGCGCTGGCCCAGGCTGAGGGCCCGCGCCGGGGTGTGCAGAAAGGGCCCCAGGTCCAGCAGCTCGGTAAAAGTGGTCAGGTTGGCCTGCCAGCGGGCCGGCGGCACCCGGTAGACGTGGCGCAGCAACTCCAGGCTGTCGCGCACCGGCAGGTCCCACCACAGGGTGGTGCGCTGCCCGAACACGGCCCCCAGCCGCGCCACATGCTGGCGCCGCGACTTCCAGGGCACCAGCCCGCCCACGCGCACCTCGCCCCGGTCTGGCACCAGCAGGCCAGTGAGAATCTTGACGGTGGTGCTTTTGCCGGCGCCATTGGGCCCCAGGTAACCCACGACCTCGCCGGGCGCCACCTGAAACGAGATATCGCGCACCGCTTCATGGACCCGCCGTACCGGGCGCAGGGGCGAGCCACCCCGGCTGGTAAAGGTCTTGTGCAGGTGTTCAACGTGAATCATGGGTGCTCCTTTGGAGGGGGTGTGGGAAGTGGGGTGTAGGTTGTCGGAAAGGCTGTTCCTACAGCCCACACCCCACGACCTACAACCCCCCTCACGTTCCAGTGCCCTGATAACGGCGCAGGCCCACGCGCCAGAAGGCGAAGGCCAGGGCCAGCACCGCCGGGCCCACCAGCGGCGAGAGAAAGGCGGCGGCCGGGGGCAGACCGTCGGGCAGGGGGCGGCCCAGCAGGTGCAGCACCGGGAAGTACGACAGAAAGGCCGCTGGAATGAGGTAGGTAAAGGTCTTGCGCAGCCACTCGCCGTAGATGCCCATGGGGTAGCTGATCAGGGTGCGCCCGCCGTAGGTCAGCACGTTCATGGCTTCCACGCTGTCCACCGTCCAGAAGGTGAGGGTGCCCCCCACCACGAACAGGCCGCCGAAAAAGCAGATCAGGCCCAGCACGCAGCCCGCCAGGAGTGCGGCGTCGCCCAGGGTCCAGGCGTGGGCGGTGTGCGTCACTCCGTAGGCGAAGATGGCGGCGGCCAGCCCAATGCGCGCCACGCGCCGCAGCGCGAAGTCGGACCCGAACACCTGCACCACCAGCGGCACCGGGCGCAGCAGAAAGGTAGAAAAGCTCCCGACCCGCACATGCGCCGACAGGTTGGGGGCGTCAAAGCCGCCGAACAGCAGGTCCATCAGCACAAAGGACAGTTCGGCCAGTCCGTACAGCAGGCAGATTTCGCCCAGGGTCCAACCGCCCAGGCCCCCGAATCGGGGCAGCACCAGCGCCAGCGCGCCAAACTCGGCGGCGGTGATCAGCAGGGTGCCCAGGGCGTCCAGCACCAGCGCCCCCCGGTACGTGGCCTGCGAGCGCACCTGCGCGCCCAGCAGCCGCCCGTACAGCTGCAGATAGTGCGCGGCGCTGCGCAGCGCACTAGCCACCCGCCACCTCCAGGCGCCGCAGCCCCCGGTGCAGGGTCAAAGCCGTGACGGCCAGCAGCCCCAGCGCCCAAGCGGCCTGCACGCCCAGCGCCGCCCAGGCCGCCGCGCCGCGCTGAACGCCCACCCAGACCTCCACGACGGTGTTTAGCATGGCGGGGAACGGGGTCCACGAGAGCCACGCCTGAACCCCGTCGGGGAAAAAGGCCAGCGGCATCAGAAAGCCGCAGCCCAGCCCCAGCACCGCCC
Encoded here:
- a CDS encoding ABC transporter permease; amino-acid sequence: MASALRSAAHYLQLYGRLLGAQVRSQATYRGALVLDALGTLLITAAEFGALALVLPRFGGLGGWTLGEICLLYGLAELSFVLMDLLFGGFDAPNLSAHVRVGSFSTFLLRPVPLVVQVFGSDFALRRVARIGLAAAIFAYGVTHTAHAWTLGDAALLAGCVLGLICFFGGLFVVGGTLTFWTVDSVEAMNVLTYGGRTLISYPMGIYGEWLRKTFTYLIPAAFLSYFPVLHLLGRPLPDGLPPAAAFLSPLVGPAVLALAFAFWRVGLRRYQGTGT
- a CDS encoding ABC transporter ATP-binding protein, whose protein sequence is MIHVEHLHKTFTSRGGSPLRPVRRVHEAVRDISFQVAPGEVVGYLGPNGAGKSTTVKILTGLLVPDRGEVRVGGLVPWKSRRQHVARLGAVFGQRTTLWWDLPVRDSLELLRHVYRVPPARWQANLTTFTELLDLGPFLHTPARALSLGQRMRADLAAALLHDPELLFLDEPTVGLDVVAKERIRDFVAHVSRERGVTVLLTTHDLGDVERLARRVLIIDHGQLLYDGDLGQLQTRYGSARELHVDYDASPADAQVPGLTLLGTEGPRARYAFTGPAAGPIARVTAHAPVRDLTVKEPDIEATIRRIYEGGLLRGAVHSGA